One genomic segment of Micromonospora sp. WMMC415 includes these proteins:
- a CDS encoding DNA/RNA non-specific endonuclease — translation MNRRKLQPNTTYVERTTGYTYKTDSKGRVTHFSGRLQAVDGHRNAYQQRVAGRPFRKSTDQGGHLFAHIFRGPGERINLVAMDSNLNLSAWKRMENRWARALDPDHPTPGAGSQTVRVEGRVHYDPNSASTRPTAFTITEQIDNGPKRTHRFRNP, via the coding sequence GTGAACCGGCGCAAACTCCAACCCAACACGACCTACGTGGAACGCACCACCGGCTACACCTACAAGACCGACTCCAAGGGCCGGGTCACCCACTTCAGCGGACGTCTCCAGGCGGTGGACGGACACCGCAACGCCTACCAGCAGCGCGTCGCCGGCAGGCCGTTCCGCAAGTCGACCGACCAGGGCGGCCACCTGTTCGCCCACATCTTCCGCGGTCCCGGCGAACGCATCAACCTCGTGGCGATGGACTCCAACCTCAACCTGTCCGCCTGGAAACGGATGGAGAACAGGTGGGCGCGGGCCCTGGACCCGGACCACCCCACCCCCGGCGCCGGCTCCCAGACCGTCCGGGTCGAGGGCCGGGTGCACTACGATCCGAACTCAGCATCAACCCGGCCGACCGCGTTCACCATCACCGAACAGATCGACAACGGCCCCAAACGCACCCACCGATTCCGAAATCCATGA
- a CDS encoding inositol monophosphatase family protein has protein sequence MSITDQDLVIEAAEAGAAVVRSHYGSSLTRLQKSAGDFATTADIEAERAIIDVLRTARPDDLVLGEESGRTGNGDNDRTWLVDPLCGTLNYAVRNMLTSVNVALRAGGQNTVAAAADPFTNEVFWTDGAAAYVRRGGSDQRLAPSAESRLVDVNLDPPFPNKGVFSAARMLADEGFIEQFRPRVVSTTLAVAWVAAGRRAAYVTDGHLSDSVHFAAGIALCQAAGCVVTGIDGQPMHTGLGGLVVAADEQTHAAILTLVANQRPRTE, from the coding sequence ATGTCGATCACCGACCAGGACCTGGTCATCGAAGCGGCGGAAGCCGGGGCTGCGGTCGTCCGCTCGCACTACGGATCATCGCTGACACGCTTGCAGAAGTCCGCAGGTGACTTCGCCACCACGGCCGACATCGAGGCCGAAAGAGCCATCATCGACGTGTTGCGTACCGCGCGCCCGGACGATCTCGTGCTGGGTGAGGAGAGCGGGCGCACGGGCAACGGCGACAACGATCGCACGTGGCTGGTCGACCCGTTGTGCGGAACGTTGAACTATGCCGTGCGTAACATGCTGACCTCGGTGAATGTGGCGCTGCGAGCCGGTGGGCAAAACACGGTGGCCGCCGCCGCGGACCCGTTCACGAACGAGGTGTTCTGGACTGACGGTGCCGCTGCATACGTGCGTCGCGGCGGTTCGGACCAGCGACTCGCCCCGTCGGCCGAGTCGAGACTGGTCGACGTCAATCTCGACCCACCGTTTCCCAACAAGGGGGTCTTCTCGGCCGCCCGGATGCTCGCCGACGAAGGATTCATCGAGCAGTTCCGCCCTCGCGTCGTCTCCACCACGCTGGCCGTGGCTTGGGTCGCCGCTGGCCGCCGCGCCGCCTACGTCACCGATGGTCACCTGTCCGACAGCGTTCATTTCGCGGCGGGAATCGCCCTCTGCCAGGCAGCCGGTTGTGTGGTCACCGGGATCGACGGCCAGCCGATGCACACCGGTCTGGGCGGTCTGGTTGTGGCTGCAGACGAGCAGACGCATGCCGCCATACTGACCCTCGTCGCGAACCAGCGCCCACGAACGGAATGA
- a CDS encoding ankyrin repeat domain-containing protein has translation MLVNVRQRKKLTARLMASLLRDDLPAVLALLRAGADPNAADRDGTTPLYLAALQDKRAAVRILLDAGADPNVESGRGEEGTPLTGAAAWGHADVVRELLTRGADPNLREDHGSGLSPLEWAVRSGHPETESLLKAAGNG, from the coding sequence ATGCTGGTGAACGTCCGACAGCGCAAGAAGCTCACCGCCCGCCTGATGGCGTCGCTGCTACGTGACGATCTTCCGGCCGTGCTTGCGCTGTTGCGCGCGGGGGCAGACCCGAACGCGGCAGACCGTGACGGCACCACGCCTCTCTACCTGGCCGCGCTGCAGGACAAGCGTGCGGCGGTGCGGATCCTCCTGGACGCCGGTGCGGACCCGAACGTCGAGAGCGGGCGCGGCGAGGAGGGAACACCGTTGACTGGAGCCGCAGCGTGGGGACATGCCGATGTCGTCCGCGAACTCCTGACAAGGGGCGCAGATCCGAACCTCCGCGAGGACCACGGCAGCGGGCTGTCGCCCCTCGAATGGGCCGTCCGAAGTGGCCACCCTGAGACGGAATCGCTGCTCAAAGCCGCAGGGAACGGTTGA
- a CDS encoding immunity protein YezG family protein, producing MPDGRDSDIITRIGQILLSVLPDNAETIIANGETDVDYANASLELRGPDGKAFYFSWDDNPDEAVDEITDLLIDLRQVMIDDGGDPWYGFTMAVQRDGAFEVDFSYEPPAD from the coding sequence GTGCCTGACGGTCGTGACAGCGACATCATCACCCGCATCGGGCAGATCCTGCTGTCGGTCCTGCCCGACAACGCGGAAACCATCATCGCCAACGGCGAAACCGACGTCGACTACGCCAACGCGTCCCTGGAACTTCGGGGCCCCGACGGGAAAGCGTTCTACTTCTCCTGGGACGACAACCCCGACGAGGCCGTCGACGAGATTACCGACCTGCTCATCGACCTGCGGCAGGTGATGATCGACGACGGCGGCGACCCGTGGTACGGGTTCACCATGGCTGTCCAGCGTGACGGCGCCTTCGAGGTCGACTTCTCGTACGAGCCCCCCGCTGACTGA
- a CDS encoding YbaB/EbfC family DNA-binding protein: protein MRPSSEGFAEMLDQVVAAAGRVQEAATGGAEPVRTSAANGWVEAELGADGRLAALTLDPGLKGLPMERVAAAIVEAVNAALDEQQAQRGHGGPAVDLSEMMAQLKQVQEAAVPQLRSFVDALTRAQQDAAARATRR, encoded by the coding sequence ATGCGTCCGAGCAGTGAGGGTTTCGCCGAGATGCTGGACCAGGTGGTCGCCGCCGCCGGCAGGGTGCAGGAAGCAGCCACCGGCGGCGCGGAGCCGGTGCGCACGAGCGCGGCGAACGGCTGGGTCGAGGCCGAGTTGGGCGCGGATGGACGGCTCGCCGCGCTGACGCTCGATCCGGGGTTGAAGGGGCTGCCGATGGAGCGGGTAGCCGCCGCGATCGTCGAGGCGGTCAACGCGGCCCTGGACGAGCAGCAGGCCCAACGCGGCCATGGTGGGCCGGCAGTGGACCTGTCCGAGATGATGGCGCAACTGAAGCAGGTCCAGGAGGCCGCGGTCCCGCAGCTGCGCTCGTTCGTGGACGCGCTGACCCGCGCCCAGCAGGACGCCGCCGCCCGCGCCACGCGACGGTAA
- a CDS encoding PE domain-containing protein: protein MPGFDVQPEAILTAGNNLATSGEDFLEQLAAFEAATAAYDGAWGDDTIGTYIGTAYVAVAQWALDCWHTVADELAAAGDDLVGVAEAYERVEADAFAALNALGESLG from the coding sequence GTGCCAGGCTTCGACGTGCAACCGGAGGCGATCCTCACCGCCGGCAACAACCTCGCCACCAGCGGCGAGGATTTCCTGGAGCAGTTGGCGGCGTTCGAGGCCGCCACCGCCGCCTACGACGGCGCCTGGGGCGACGACACCATCGGCACCTACATCGGCACCGCCTACGTCGCCGTCGCGCAGTGGGCGCTCGACTGCTGGCACACCGTCGCCGACGAGCTGGCCGCCGCCGGCGACGACCTGGTCGGCGTGGCGGAAGCCTACGAACGGGTCGAGGCGGACGCCTTCGCCGCGTTGAACGCGCTCGGCGAGAGCCTCGGCTGA
- a CDS encoding YrhB domain-containing protein translates to MEKIRTGEWVIIGAREHETAWSVGYQSRAFIESRDIPDSLVGNGPVVVPKSGAEPWLAWSGRPVEEQIAEGRPTLG, encoded by the coding sequence ATGGAAAAGATCCGCACCGGTGAATGGGTGATCATCGGCGCGCGAGAGCACGAGACCGCATGGTCCGTGGGCTACCAGTCACGCGCCTTCATCGAGTCAAGGGACATACCCGATTCGTTGGTAGGCAACGGACCTGTGGTCGTACCCAAGTCCGGCGCGGAGCCATGGCTGGCCTGGTCCGGTCGGCCGGTGGAAGAACAGATCGCCGAGGGGCGGCCCACCCTCGGCTGA